GTCTGGTACTTTTCCTCCGTGTTCCAGCGCCAGAAGTAACGCTCACGGGTGATGGAGGTTTTGAAAAAGTCCGGCAGCTTTTCAAAGATGGCCGGGTCGTTTAAACGCGGCGCATACATCTCCATGTCCTCATACATGCCGTTGGCGCTGGAGGGCCAGGCGAAGTGGCCGATGCCGGGGCGGCGGTCGCTGTCCTCAGCATGGCAGGCATTGAACCACAGGTTCAGCGCAAAGGGCTTGTCCTTGGGCTGGTTCTTCACAAACTCGATGCCGCGATCAATGATGAGCTCGGTCTCATGGCGCATGCTGCCGTCCGGCTGCTTTTTATAAAAGGGATTGCGCCCGATGTCTTCAAACTCGTCGAAGTGCCGCGCCGGTTTGTCGCCCTTGGCCAGCTTCGTATGCCACTTGCCATAGTGGCCGGTGCGGTAGCCGTTCTCGCGCAGGATGTCGGTGTAGAGGGACTTGGAGACTTCGGGGCGGGGCTGCTCCGGGTCTTCCGGCGTGCCGTAGCTGCGGCCGGTCAGGCCCGTGAGGATGGTGCTGCGGCTGACCCAGCAGATGGACTGGCTGACGAACGCATTTTGAAACCGCACGCCGCGATCCGCCAGGGAATCAATGTTCGGCGTCTTGGCAATGGGATGGCCATAGCAGCCCAGGGAGCTGGAGGTCTGGTCATCAGTGAAAAAGAAGACGATGTTAGGCTGCGCCGCCTGCACCAGGTGGGTGAAGGCGCATGCCAGCGCGGCAAGGAGAAGAACGGGTTTCATAAAGGGGTTGGGAAAAGGAAAAAATAAATCAGGGCCAGTTTTGCAGAACAAGGCCCTGCGCATCCAGAAGTTTCAGCTCTTTAATGCGGACGCTGCCGGGACCGGCGCAGGCATCCAGGCGGAAGGAATGCAGGGTGTCCGATGTCTCCAGCTTCACGGTGTGGCTGTGCCACTGCCCGTCATGCTGCACATCAAAGGTCAGGTGTTTGCCCTTGGGCAGGATCGTCTGCGCATCCGTGGTGTAATACACTTCCCCACCGCCGCTGGCCTGGCTCTGCACGCTGAAGACGAGGCTGTAAGGCCCGGTCACCGACACGCCCGGCACGCCGTTAAAGGCCAGCCCAGGGTCCTCGCCAGTGCACTCCAGCACCAGCTCGGCACCTTCCACCGTCAGCTTGGTGCCCACACGTGCACGCGGCATCTTGGTTCCGGCAGCCGCCGCTTTGGCCATGCCTTTACCCTTGCCCTTGCGCGCTTTTTCTTTGCCCGCCTCATGGCGCATGCTGCTGGCTTTGGCATCTCCATAGACGGTCCATTCACGATGCCGCTGCTCCGTAGCCTCCGCTGCCACCGGCTTGCGCTCACCTTCCGGTGCTTTCAGGACGTTCTCCGTCATGTCATGCCATTGCTTGGACATCTTCTCCACGATCTCCGGGTGCTTGCCGGCCAGATCATTCAGCTCGGTGCGGTCTTCGGCGATGTTATAAAGCTCCCACGGCTGGCTTTGAAAACTGACGAGCTTCCAGTCCCCGTCGCGCAGGCCCCGGTCACTGGCGAACAGCAGATGAATGGGCGGGCGTGAGGCCACCTTTTCCCCATTAAACACGGGCTTCAGCGAAACACCGGCCAATGGCGAAGGATCACGCCCCGGCCAAGTCTCCGGCACCTGTGCTCCGGCAATGTCGGCCAGGGTCGGCAGCACATCCACCAGGTGCGCGGGAGAGTGCACCAATGCACCCGGTGCGGTCTTCAGCCCGGCGGGCCAGTGGACGATGGCGGGGGTGGAAATGCCGCCTTCAAACTGGTTCTGCTTGTAGTAGCGGAAGGGCGAATTGCGCGCCCAGGCCCAGCCGGTGCTGTCGCTCCACCGCACGCCGGGTTCATACGGCTCGCGATCACGGTCTGTGCTTCGGCGGTCATAGGGGCAGGCGCCGTTGTCGGAGAGAAAAAGGATCAGCGTATTGTCCAGCTCGCCCTTGGTCTCCAGGTCCCGCACCAGCCGGCCGATCTCCTGGTCTACGCGGTCGATCATGGCCGCATAAGCCGTCATGCGGCGGGCCTCCCAGCTCTGCTCCTCCGGCGTGAGGCTGTCCCAGGCCGCGACATGATCCGGGCGTGGGGAGGCTTGGAGCTCGCGGCCAAAAAGGCCTAACTCTTTTTGCTTCAACAGGCGTTTTTCACGGATGGCATCCCAGCCTGCATCATACTTGCCGAGGTACTTTTGATAGTCCGCCTTCAGCGGCTGCAAGGGTGCATGGGGTGCGTTAAAGGCCAGGTAGAGAAACCAGGGTTTCTTTTCCCCGCGCGCCTCTTCCATGAAACCGAGCGCATGGTCCACCTTCGCCACCGTAGTATAAAATTCCTTCTTCGGCACCTGCCAGGGCTGGCCGTTCAGGCGGAAGGACTTGTCGCCTTTATAGTAGTCCGTGGCTCCGGACAGATGCCCAAAGTAACGCTGAAAACCAAAGTCGGTCGGCTCCTTGGACAGATGCCACTTGCCGCTCATGGCGGTGAAATACCCTGCCGGGGCGAGCACCTCGGGAATGATGACCGCCTTTTTCAGGCTCTCATCCCCGGCCTGCCTGCACCAGCGTCCGCTCAGCAGGCTGACGCGCGTGGAGTGGCACTTGGCGGTGTTGTAAAACTGGGTGAAGCGCAGCCCGTCCGCCGCCAGCCGGTCCAGGTTCGGGGTGGCGATCTCGCTGCCGTAACAGCCGAGGTCGGAATAACCCAGGTCATCGGTGAGGATGAGCAGCACATTCGGTTTATCCGCCAGGGCGGCACCGGCCAGCAGACTGCCGATGAGGACCAGTTTGCACAAATAATGTTTCATATCAGGAAGAAGAGATATCAGGGAACCAGGTTCACGCTGCTTCCGGCGGCGTCGGTCAGCTCCACTTGGGTCAGGACGATCTCCCCTGCCCCCGCAGCGGGATCAATTCGGAAGGCCTGGATCGTCTTTGCAGGCAGCTTCACTTCATAGTCATGAAACTGGCCGTCATGCTTCACCGCCACCGGCACGGAGCGGTCCTTGTGAAAGGGTTCCTTGGCGGTGCGGTTAAAATAGATGAGGCCGGGGCCTTTGGCGCTGCTTTTCAGGCGCAGCTTCACGGTGAAGGGCCCCTGCGCTTTGGCGGGCAGCTTTTGCGTGGCGATCCATGGATCCCCGCCGGTGGACTTCACCTTGAGCGCGCCCTTTTCCACGGTGATCTGCGCTTGTTTGCTGGACTGCCAGCCGCCGACCACCGCCCTGGGCGGTGCCTTGGCCGCGCCCTTGGGCTTTTGTTTGCCCTCCAGCTCCGGCCGGTATTTGGCAGGATCAAAGGCAGGATTTGCCACGGGCAGGACGGCCTTCGTCTCCGCCAAGAAGCCGTCAATCAGCGCGCCCAGTTCGGTCACCAGTTCCGTCTTCTGCGCGGCCAGATTGTTCTGCTCTCCCAGGTCCGCGTTCAGGTCATAGAGCAGGTGCCGGTGCGCGCCTTTTTCACCACCATGGAAGATGCGGATCAGCTTCCAGTCCCCGCGATGCACAGACACTGCCGGTGGCAGCCAGTCTGGCACGCCGGGATCATGCGGGAAGTATTGGAAGACTGCCTTGCCGGGCAGGTCGCCACCCTTCAAGGCTGGCAGGATGCTGGCTCCATCAAAGATCTGATTCGCTTCGGGAGACAGCGACAGGCCTTCCAGCAGGGTGGGATAAAAATCCTCGCTCTGCACCAGGGCGTCGCTGCGGCTGGCGGGCTCCGTCACGCCCGGCCAGGCGACGATGAGAGGCACGCGCACGCCGCCCTCAAACATCGTTGCTTTGCCACCGCGCAGGGGCGTGTTGCTGGTGGGGGTGGTGCCGTCCACTTCGTTGTACATGTTGCCGCCGTTGTCGGAGGTGAAGATGACGATGGTGCGGTCGGCTATTTTGAGCCGGTCCAGCGTGTCCAGCAGCGTACCCACGGCATCGTCCATGCTCTCCACCATCGCCGCGTAGGTCGGGCTGCGCTGCGGATCCGCCGGGTCTATCCGTTGGCGGTGTTTTTCAATCAGCGCCTTCTTGGCATCAAAGGGCGCATGCACACTGAACTGCCAGTAGTTCACATAAAACGGCGCGTCCTTGTGCTGCTCCATCCAGGCGGAGGCCTCGGCGGCCATGCGGTCCTCGATGTGCTCGCCGGGGCTGTTTTCTTTGAAATCGGCATACTTCCAGGGTGCCACAAAACTGCCAGCCGGGCCGGGGCCGGACCAGTGCGGAATGTCCACATCAAAGCCCTGCTCCAGCGGGGAATACGGCTCCGGCCCCAAGTGCCATTTGCCAAAATGGGCGGTGGCATAACCGGCGGCCTTCAGCGTCTTGGCCAATGTTGGATAGGTGGTGTTCAACCGCGTCACCGGATCTGGAGCGATGGACTTTTTGTCAGCGGGAGCGGCCTTGCCCTGGGTGGCCTGGAGCACCACTTTGGGCAGGTGGCAGTTGGGCGTAGTGATGCCCGTCCGCGCGGGGCTCAGGCCGGTGAGAATGGCGGAGCGTGTGGGGGAGCAAAGCGGGCTGGCGGAATACCCGCGCGTGAAGGTCATGCCTCGCTTGGCCAGTCGGTCAATATTCGGCGTCTGGTAGTATTTCGTCGTCCCGTGCAGCGTGGTATCGCTCCAGCCCAGGTCATCGGCGAGAATGAGGACCACATTGGGGCGGTCTGGCGTCTGGGCAGCGACGGTTCCGCACACCAGGCAGAACAGGCTTGCCAAAAGAGCACGGATTGAGGGATAAAAAGGCATACAGCGCAGACGAAGCAAAAAGGCCGAACTTTCTTCGCAATGCCACCACCCCCTATCCCGTTTCCACATTTCCACCATGCTCCCGTTCCGACCTCTCCTGACCGCCGCCTGCCTCTGCTTGACCGCCGCATTTGCCGCAGACAAGCCCAACATCATTGTCATCATGGCGGATGACCTGGGGTATGGCGATGTGGGCTGCTACGGGGCCACGGCGGTGCAGACGCCGAACATTGACCGCCTGGCCAAAGAGGGCCTGCGTTTTACCAGCGGCTACTGCTCCGCCTCCACCTGCACGCCGACGCGTTTTTCGCTGCTCACGGGCACCTATGCCTTCCGGCAGGCGGGCACCGGCATCGCCCCGCCAGCGGCCCCGGCCATCATCATGCCCGGCACGGTGACGCTGCCCTCGCTTTTGAAACAAGGCGGGTATAAAACCGCCGTCATCGGCAAGTGGCACCTGGGCCTGGGCGATCCTGAACCGGACTGGAATGGCGATCTGAAACCAGGTCCGCTGGAGATCGGCTTTGACCACTGCCTGCTGCTGCCGACCACCAATGACCGTGTACCGCAGGTCTATGTGGAGGACCATCGTGTGCTGAACCTGGACCCGAAAGACCCGCTGTGGGTGGGCAATAAGGCCCCCTCCGAAGACCATCCCACCGGCATCACTCACCGCGACACTTTGAAGATGGACTGGAGCCACGGGCATAACCAGACCATCCACAACGGCATCAGCCGCATCGGTTTTTACACCGGCGCCGAGGCCGCGCGCTTCCGCGATGAAGACCTGGCCGACCGCTGGGTGAAACACTCCGATGCGTGGATCGAGGCCAACCGCGAGTCGCCCTTTTTCCTCTACTTTGCCAGCCATGACATCCACGTCCCGCGCATCCCGCATGAGCGCTTCCAGGGCAAGACCACGCTGGGCTTGCGCGGCGACAGCATTGTCCAGCTCGACTGGTGCGTGGGCGAGCTGATGAAGACGCTGGACCGCCTGAAGCTGACGGACAACACCCTCATCATCTTCTGCTCCGACAACGGCCCCGTGCTGGATGACGGGTACAAAGACGGAGCCGTGGAAAAGATCGGCAGCCACCAGCCCGCCGGACCGTATAGCGGCGGCAAATACAGCGTCCTGGAAGGCGGCACCCGCACCCCCTTCATCGCCCGCTGGCCGGGCCGCATCCAGCCCGGTGTCTCGGATGAAGTCGTCTGCACCGTGGACCTGGCCGCCAGCCTCGCCGCACTCAACAACATTCCCCTGCCGGACACCGCCTGCCTGGACAGCATCAACATCCTCCCCGCTCTGCTCGGCGAAGCCGGAGCCCAAGGCCGCGACCACCTCCTGCAGCAGGACAACGGCGTCAGCGGCAACTTCGGCCTGCGCATGGGCGACTGGAAGCTCGTGCGGATGAAAAAGAAAGGCAAAACGCAGGCCGTCGTGACCGTCAAGTCCCGCCCTGAGAATCCCCCGCTCCATGCCCTCTACCACCTGCCGGACGATCCTTCTGAATCTAAGAACGTGAGCGAGAAGAATCCGGAAAAGACGAAGGAGCTGATTGAGAAACTGGACGCTCTGCTCGCGGCTCCGCAAAGCCGGTGATGGGGCGAATCAAAGCGGATTCACCTATCCGCAATGCCTGCCTTTAACTTCCCTCACCCAAGCAGGGTCCGCAGGAATGCACCATCGGAAAAGCGGGCATTCAGGCCCTGGCGGACGATGACCAAGTCCAAAGAAGGGATGGCGTAGAGGCGCTGGTAGCCGCTGCCGATGCAGGCGATGAGATCTTCCGGCACGTCTTTGGCGATGCAGACGTTGGACCAGTTTTGGCGGTGCCAGTCCACCTCAAGGAGGTCTTCGATGTCCACTTCCCTCGCCCCGGATTTCGCGGCGGCGCGGTTGTTCCAGAAACCGAAGCTGTAGGCGGGATTGGCGGCGGAGCCTTCCAGCAGAGCGTCCCTGGAGGCGGACTTGAGCACGGGTTTGCCTTTGGCCAGA
The Prosthecobacter sp. SYSU 5D2 DNA segment above includes these coding regions:
- a CDS encoding arylsulfatase translates to MKHYLCKLVLIGSLLAGAALADKPNVLLILTDDLGYSDLGCYGSEIATPNLDRLAADGLRFTQFYNTAKCHSTRVSLLSGRWCRQAGDESLKKAVIIPEVLAPAGYFTAMSGKWHLSKEPTDFGFQRYFGHLSGATDYYKGDKSFRLNGQPWQVPKKEFYTTVAKVDHALGFMEEARGEKKPWFLYLAFNAPHAPLQPLKADYQKYLGKYDAGWDAIREKRLLKQKELGLFGRELQASPRPDHVAAWDSLTPEEQSWEARRMTAYAAMIDRVDQEIGRLVRDLETKGELDNTLILFLSDNGACPYDRRSTDRDREPYEPGVRWSDSTGWAWARNSPFRYYKQNQFEGGISTPAIVHWPAGLKTAPGALVHSPAHLVDVLPTLADIAGAQVPETWPGRDPSPLAGVSLKPVFNGEKVASRPPIHLLFASDRGLRDGDWKLVSFQSQPWELYNIAEDRTELNDLAGKHPEIVEKMSKQWHDMTENVLKAPEGERKPVAAEATEQRHREWTVYGDAKASSMRHEAGKEKARKGKGKGMAKAAAAGTKMPRARVGTKLTVEGAELVLECTGEDPGLAFNGVPGVSVTGPYSLVFSVQSQASGGGEVYYTTDAQTILPKGKHLTFDVQHDGQWHSHTVKLETSDTLHSFRLDACAGPGSVRIKELKLLDAQGLVLQNWP
- a CDS encoding sulfatase; the protein is MASLFCLVCGTVAAQTPDRPNVVLILADDLGWSDTTLHGTTKYYQTPNIDRLAKRGMTFTRGYSASPLCSPTRSAILTGLSPARTGITTPNCHLPKVVLQATQGKAAPADKKSIAPDPVTRLNTTYPTLAKTLKAAGYATAHFGKWHLGPEPYSPLEQGFDVDIPHWSGPGPAGSFVAPWKYADFKENSPGEHIEDRMAAEASAWMEQHKDAPFYVNYWQFSVHAPFDAKKALIEKHRQRIDPADPQRSPTYAAMVESMDDAVGTLLDTLDRLKIADRTIVIFTSDNGGNMYNEVDGTTPTSNTPLRGGKATMFEGGVRVPLIVAWPGVTEPASRSDALVQSEDFYPTLLEGLSLSPEANQIFDGASILPALKGGDLPGKAVFQYFPHDPGVPDWLPPAVSVHRGDWKLIRIFHGGEKGAHRHLLYDLNADLGEQNNLAAQKTELVTELGALIDGFLAETKAVLPVANPAFDPAKYRPELEGKQKPKGAAKAPPRAVVGGWQSSKQAQITVEKGALKVKSTGGDPWIATQKLPAKAQGPFTVKLRLKSSAKGPGLIYFNRTAKEPFHKDRSVPVAVKHDGQFHDYEVKLPAKTIQAFRIDPAAGAGEIVLTQVELTDAAGSSVNLVP
- a CDS encoding arylsulfatase; protein product: MLPFRPLLTAACLCLTAAFAADKPNIIVIMADDLGYGDVGCYGATAVQTPNIDRLAKEGLRFTSGYCSASTCTPTRFSLLTGTYAFRQAGTGIAPPAAPAIIMPGTVTLPSLLKQGGYKTAVIGKWHLGLGDPEPDWNGDLKPGPLEIGFDHCLLLPTTNDRVPQVYVEDHRVLNLDPKDPLWVGNKAPSEDHPTGITHRDTLKMDWSHGHNQTIHNGISRIGFYTGAEAARFRDEDLADRWVKHSDAWIEANRESPFFLYFASHDIHVPRIPHERFQGKTTLGLRGDSIVQLDWCVGELMKTLDRLKLTDNTLIIFCSDNGPVLDDGYKDGAVEKIGSHQPAGPYSGGKYSVLEGGTRTPFIARWPGRIQPGVSDEVVCTVDLAASLAALNNIPLPDTACLDSINILPALLGEAGAQGRDHLLQQDNGVSGNFGLRMGDWKLVRMKKKGKTQAVVTVKSRPENPPLHALYHLPDDPSESKNVSEKNPEKTKELIEKLDALLAAPQSR